A stretch of DNA from Candidatus Tiamatella incendiivivens:
AAAAGTAGAGAGCGGCCTTTACGACCCTTTCGAAGTTGATTTAATGAGAGTTCTCCTCGACCTTGAGGAAAAAGGTGAGTCTTGGTTAAGGAACAGTGAGTATGTGAAAGCCTACATGTTCGACGGTTTCCTCGTTATATTAATACGAATAAGAAATGCCTTTGGTTTCAACCTGAATAGAACGGCGAGGGAAATCGCAAAAGAAGTGGGGGCAAAATTCGTCAAGATAATTGACTACAGAGGTAAAGATCTACGTTATCTAGCACAACAACTGCTTGCACCGGCTAAAGTTCACGGCGTTAACATAGTCTACCTGCCAGATGGTTCCACTATGTATACTATAAGAGTTAGCAGACGAGATCTCCATAGACTCCAAGTTGACAGAGAATTACTTGAAAAGGCTTTAAGTAAGATTTATGGGGAAAAAGTAGCTATAGTTCCAGAAACCTTATCCTAGCTAACTGAACCACTTGTCTAAACTAGTCATTTGTGTCCGTAGGTTCTCTCTATAAGCCTTTCTGAGACGCTCAATAGCCTTTTCTACTCTTGTAGGATTGAAATCATGTATCTCAACTAGTATCCTATAAATCTCCTTCTCGTTAGGCTGACTCCACGTTATGATATAGTCATTTGTAACTACAGGATTCATGAAGTAATCGAATACCCGTCTTACGTCAATATTCGCACTTACTTCAATATACTTAATGATCTCTTCCATATTACCAAGAGTTTTAACTAGTTTCAAAGCAGTCTTAGGACCTACTCCTTTCAGCCCGCCTGGATTATAGTCGGTTCCTAGCATTATCCCAATAAGAACTAATTGCTCCCTAGATATTCCTAGTGATTTAAGTAAGATGTCTAGCTCGACTACTTCAGGTTTTATATCTGTATACAAGTCTCGTCCAGGAAGCTTCCGCCTCCCAGTTATACCTAGATTTCTCACCAACCTAGGTGTACCAAAGAGAAATGAATCGTAATCTTGGCTTCCTGAAGCCCACGCATCTCCCTTTCTTGCGATATATGCTGCCTGGGCTTCCCCTTCTTGCGGAGCTTGGATAAAGGGTATACCCATCGACTTAAGGAGTAATT
This window harbors:
- the fen gene encoding flap endonuclease-1, with translation MGVNLRGLIPGDVKKEVDLRDLKGRIIALDAYNMLYQFLAAIRQPDGTPLMDHEGRITSHLSGLFYRSINMAEEGVKPAYVFDGNPPEMKRAEIKKRMEMKLEADKKYKKAVEAGDIGAMRKYAQATARLTSEMVEESKLLLKSMGIPFIQAPQEGEAQAAYIARKGDAWASGSQDYDSFLFGTPRLVRNLGITGRRKLPGRDLYTDIKPEVVELDILLKSLGISREQLVLIGIMLGTDYNPGGLKGVGPKTALKLVKTLGNMEEIIKYIEVSANIDVRRVFDYFMNPVVTNDYIITWSQPNEKEIYRILVEIHDFNPTRVEKAIERLRKAYRENLRTQMTSLDKWFS